The following are encoded together in the Azospirillum lipoferum 4B genome:
- a CDS encoding aspartate kinase, with product MARIVLKFGGTSVGDIDRIKNVARKVEQEVKAGHQVAVVVSAMSGVTNQLVKYCNDIDKLHDAREYDAVVASGEQVTSGLLAIALQSLGIPARSWAGWQVPIRTDDTHGKARIVSIDTTEMEKSLQTGEVAVVAGFQGVSEQGRIATLGRGGSDTSAVALAAAVKADRCDIYTDVDGVYTTDPRIVAKARKLDKITYEEMLEMASQGAKVLQTRSVEMAMNHRVRVQVLSSFEAAAGSSLPGTLVVDEDEIVEKEVVSGIAYSRDEAKITLVGVADQPGVAAAIFGPLTDNAVNVDMIVQNVSEDGKSTDMTFTVGKADIARAVKVLEDAQSTLNYKRIVSDANVVKVSVIGVGMRSHAGVAQRMFKALADKGINIQVISTSEIKISVLIAEEYAELALRALHTAYGLDAA from the coding sequence ATGGCGCGGATCGTCCTGAAGTTCGGAGGCACGTCGGTCGGCGACATCGACCGCATCAAGAACGTGGCCCGGAAGGTCGAGCAAGAGGTGAAGGCGGGGCATCAGGTCGCCGTCGTCGTGTCGGCGATGTCCGGCGTGACCAACCAGCTCGTCAAATATTGCAACGACATCGACAAGCTGCATGACGCGCGCGAATACGACGCCGTCGTCGCCAGCGGCGAGCAGGTGACCTCCGGTCTCCTGGCCATCGCCCTGCAGTCGCTCGGCATTCCCGCCCGCTCCTGGGCCGGCTGGCAGGTGCCGATCCGCACCGACGACACGCATGGCAAGGCGCGCATCGTCTCCATCGACACCACCGAGATGGAAAAGTCCCTGCAGACCGGCGAAGTCGCCGTGGTCGCGGGCTTCCAGGGCGTGTCGGAACAGGGCCGCATCGCCACGCTGGGCCGCGGCGGCTCCGACACCTCGGCGGTGGCGCTGGCTGCGGCGGTGAAGGCCGACCGCTGCGACATCTACACCGACGTCGACGGCGTCTACACCACCGACCCGCGCATCGTCGCCAAGGCGCGCAAGCTCGACAAGATCACCTACGAGGAAATGCTGGAGATGGCCTCGCAGGGGGCCAAGGTGCTTCAGACCCGCTCGGTCGAGATGGCGATGAACCACCGCGTGCGCGTGCAGGTGCTGTCGAGCTTCGAAGCCGCTGCAGGCAGTTCGCTTCCCGGAACCCTGGTTGTTGACGAGGACGAGATCGTGGAAAAGGAAGTTGTTAGCGGCATCGCCTACAGCCGCGACGAGGCGAAGATCACCCTGGTGGGCGTCGCCGACCAGCCGGGCGTCGCCGCCGCCATCTTCGGTCCGCTGACCGACAACGCCGTCAACGTCGACATGATCGTCCAGAACGTGTCGGAAGACGGCAAGTCCACCGACATGACCTTCACCGTCGGCAAGGCGGACATCGCCCGCGCCGTGAAGGTGCTGGAGGATGCGCAGTCCACCCTGAACTACAAGCGCATCGTTTCCGACGCCAACGTGGTCAAGGTGTCGGTCATCGGCGTCGGCATGCGCAGCCATGCCGGCGTGGCTCAGCGCATGTTCAAGGCGCTGGCCGACAAGGGCATCAACATCCAGGTCATCTCGACCTCGGAGATCAAGATTTCGGTCCTGATCGCCGAGGAGTATGCGGAGCTGGCGCTGCGCGCCCTGCACACCGCCTACGGCCTGGACGCCGCCTGA
- a CDS encoding Uma2 family endonuclease, whose translation MGNAQRKPWISPQDYLAAERSAEVRHEYVDGEIFAMVGASLNHARIVARLGYAIRQAALRRGCDAFTNDVKVRVEAANAYYYPDIVATCAADDDPYVVKDPVLVVEVLSDSTEAIDRREKRTNYQKIPSLREIVLVSQNERLVEVYRRDGSGWTVDVVRDGPVMLAALDLSLPLDAVYED comes from the coding sequence ATGGGAAACGCACAGCGCAAGCCCTGGATTTCGCCGCAGGATTACCTCGCCGCCGAACGCAGCGCCGAGGTTCGCCATGAATATGTCGACGGCGAGATCTTCGCCATGGTCGGGGCGAGCCTGAATCATGCGCGGATCGTGGCGCGTCTAGGGTATGCGATCCGGCAGGCGGCGTTGCGTCGTGGGTGTGACGCTTTCACCAACGATGTGAAGGTCAGGGTAGAGGCGGCGAACGCCTACTACTATCCCGACATCGTGGCGACCTGTGCCGCTGACGACGATCCCTATGTCGTCAAGGACCCGGTCCTTGTCGTGGAGGTGCTGTCCGATAGCACCGAGGCCATCGACCGCCGCGAGAAGCGGACCAACTACCAGAAAATCCCGTCCCTGCGCGAAATCGTCCTGGTCTCGCAGAACGAGCGTCTGGTCGAGGTCTACCGCCGCGACGGCAGCGGCTGGACCGTCGATGTCGTGCGCGACGGTCCGGTCATGCTGGCCGCGTTGGACCTCTCTCTACCGTTGGACGCGGTGTACGAGGACTGA
- a CDS encoding NAD(P)H-dependent flavin oxidoreductase, translated as MTDATSHAAEASAQSRLYRSRLDRLWKRGRDFLGTRTAVMGGAMSWVSERHLVSAISNAGGFGVLACGSMAPDQLAAEIAGTKALTDKPFGVNVINMHPALDQLIDVCREQGVGHVVVAGGLPSAATLRRIKDGGAKAMAFAPTLTAGRRLAKHGADALVIEGTEAGGHIGPVSTTVLAQEILPDLREVPVFVAGGIGRGETILSYLELGAAGVQVGTRFVCATECVAHPNFKQAFIRASARDAQPSVQIDPRFPVIPVRALANEASKRFMEFQRDIIAKVDSGIMSRDEGMLEIEHFWAGALRRAVIEGDVENGSLMAGQSVGLVTREQPVADILAELIAQAESALARRAMDAASLDLMAEPTVGAL; from the coding sequence ATGACCGACGCCACATCGCACGCGGCGGAAGCATCGGCCCAATCCCGCCTTTACCGGTCCCGTCTCGACCGGCTGTGGAAACGGGGGCGGGACTTCCTGGGCACGCGCACCGCCGTGATGGGCGGCGCCATGAGCTGGGTGTCCGAACGGCACCTTGTTTCCGCCATCTCCAATGCCGGCGGTTTCGGCGTGCTGGCCTGCGGCTCCATGGCCCCGGACCAGCTGGCGGCGGAGATCGCCGGCACGAAGGCGCTGACCGACAAGCCGTTCGGCGTCAACGTCATCAACATGCACCCGGCGCTGGACCAGCTGATCGACGTCTGCCGCGAGCAGGGCGTCGGCCATGTGGTCGTCGCCGGCGGCCTGCCGTCCGCCGCCACCCTGCGCCGGATCAAGGACGGCGGCGCCAAGGCGATGGCCTTCGCGCCGACGCTGACCGCCGGCCGCCGGCTGGCGAAGCATGGCGCCGACGCCCTGGTGATCGAAGGGACGGAGGCCGGCGGCCATATCGGCCCGGTCTCCACCACCGTGCTGGCCCAGGAAATCCTGCCCGACCTGCGCGAGGTGCCGGTGTTCGTCGCCGGCGGCATCGGCCGGGGCGAGACGATCCTCTCCTATCTGGAACTGGGGGCGGCCGGCGTGCAGGTCGGCACCCGCTTCGTCTGCGCCACCGAATGCGTGGCCCATCCCAATTTCAAGCAGGCTTTCATCCGGGCGTCGGCCCGCGACGCCCAGCCCTCGGTGCAGATCGACCCGCGCTTTCCGGTGATCCCGGTGCGGGCGCTGGCGAACGAGGCGTCGAAGCGCTTCATGGAATTCCAGCGCGACATCATCGCCAAGGTCGATTCCGGCATCATGAGCCGCGACGAAGGCATGCTGGAGATCGAGCATTTCTGGGCCGGCGCGCTGCGCCGCGCGGTCATCGAGGGCGACGTCGAGAACGGCTCCCTCATGGCCGGGCAGAGCGTCGGGCTTGTCACCCGCGAACAGCCGGTGGCCGACATCCTCGCCGAATTGATCGCCCAGGCCGAATCGGCGCTGGCACGGCGGGCGATGGATGCGGCATCGTTAGACCTGATGGCGGAGCCGACGGTGGGAGCGCTGTAG
- the ptsN gene encoding PTS IIA-like nitrogen regulatory protein PtsN, with amino-acid sequence MLDLISPHAILPNLKASNKKQALQEMARKASELTGQHERAIFDVLLERERLGTTGVGHGIAIPHGKLSSLDRVHGVFARLERPIDFDAIDEQPVDLIFLLLAPEQAGADHLKALARVSRLLRDQSMCEKLRGAQSGDAMYALLTQHEPSPSN; translated from the coding sequence ATGCTCGACCTCATCTCTCCGCACGCCATCCTCCCGAACCTGAAGGCCAGCAACAAGAAGCAGGCCCTGCAGGAGATGGCGCGCAAAGCGTCCGAGCTGACCGGTCAGCACGAGCGGGCGATCTTCGACGTGCTTCTGGAGCGCGAAAGGCTGGGCACGACCGGCGTGGGTCATGGCATCGCCATCCCGCACGGCAAGCTGTCCAGCCTGGACCGCGTCCATGGTGTCTTCGCCCGCTTGGAGCGGCCCATCGATTTCGACGCGATCGATGAGCAGCCGGTCGATCTGATCTTCCTCCTCCTCGCCCCGGAACAGGCGGGAGCAGACCATTTGAAGGCTCTGGCCCGTGTCTCGCGCCTTCTGCGGGACCAGTCCATGTGCGAAAAGCTGCGCGGCGCCCAATCCGGCGACGCGATGTACGCGCTTCTGACCCAGCACGAGCCGAGCCCGTCCAACTGA
- the ptsP gene encoding phosphoenolpyruvate--protein phosphotransferase: MTDTLDTAAGDGGMGGGMHPRFDGSSSRRLLARLRDIMAASGSGQDRLDKIVTLIAAEMKADVCSCYIMRAGEVLELFSTEGLNKTAVHNTRLRVGEGIVGYIAGHARPVALDNAPSHPSFAYRPETGEDPFQSLAGVPILRGSKVRGVLVIQHKDRRRYVEEEVETLQTIAMVVAELVAQSELVNPVEVTTTGDPVLLPARLSGTAMSAGLAMGLAVIHRPQLTVRQMVAEDADAELERFNTALQTMHSAIDDLLEAASLAGLSEPRDILETYRMFAEDRGWLSRIREAIRVGLTAEAAVQQVQNDTRARMSHLTDPYIRERLMDFEDLTNRLLQHLAGKTSGTDGATLPDDMILVARSMGPAELLDYDRTRLRGLLLEEGSPASHVCIVARALNIPVVQAADAMNRIEPLDQLIVDGDHGQVFIRPAEDIQMAFAEAVALQHRKEQMYAEIRNLPSVTRDGVPISIQLNCGLLIDLPHLTASGAEGVGLYRTEIPFMVRASYPDVKAQTDLYSRILDEVGHKPIVFRTLDVGGDKMLPYMTGSEEENPALGWRAVRIGLDHPSLLRQQLRALLLAAAGRPLSVMFPMIAEVAEFDGVRRLLDLELKRLDSQGIERPSGLRVGTMLEVPSLLWQLPALLPKLDFLSVGSNDLTQYLFAADRGNPRTSTRYDPLSPSMLCVLRRLVDECARHKVSLSICGEMAGRPLDAMALIGVGFRTLSMSPPSVGPVKTMLRSMDVGALRQYMSGLYTGADHSLRDKLKTFAKDHGVLI; encoded by the coding sequence ATGACCGACACCCTCGACACGGCAGCCGGTGACGGCGGTATGGGCGGGGGAATGCATCCCCGCTTCGACGGCAGCTCGTCGCGCCGGCTGCTCGCCCGGCTGCGCGACATCATGGCGGCGTCGGGGTCGGGGCAGGACCGGCTGGACAAGATCGTCACGCTGATCGCGGCGGAGATGAAGGCCGACGTCTGCTCCTGCTACATCATGCGGGCCGGCGAGGTGCTGGAGCTGTTCTCCACCGAGGGCCTGAACAAGACCGCCGTCCACAACACCCGCCTGCGGGTGGGCGAGGGCATCGTCGGCTACATCGCTGGCCACGCCCGCCCGGTCGCGCTGGACAACGCACCCTCCCACCCCAGCTTCGCCTACCGCCCGGAAACCGGGGAGGACCCGTTCCAGTCGCTGGCCGGCGTGCCGATCCTGCGCGGCAGCAAGGTGCGCGGCGTGCTGGTGATCCAGCACAAGGACCGCCGCCGCTATGTCGAGGAGGAGGTGGAAACCCTCCAGACCATCGCCATGGTCGTCGCCGAGCTGGTGGCCCAGAGCGAGCTGGTCAATCCGGTGGAGGTCACCACCACCGGCGATCCCGTGCTGCTGCCGGCCCGCCTGTCCGGCACGGCGATGAGCGCCGGGCTGGCCATGGGGCTGGCCGTCATCCACCGGCCGCAGCTGACCGTCCGCCAGATGGTGGCGGAGGACGCCGACGCCGAGCTGGAGCGCTTCAACACCGCGCTGCAGACCATGCACAGCGCCATCGACGACCTGCTGGAAGCGGCGTCGCTGGCGGGATTGAGCGAACCGCGCGACATCCTGGAGACCTACCGGATGTTCGCCGAGGATCGCGGCTGGCTGTCGCGCATCCGTGAGGCGATCCGCGTCGGCCTGACGGCGGAGGCCGCGGTGCAGCAGGTGCAGAACGACACCCGCGCCCGCATGAGTCACCTGACCGATCCCTACATCCGGGAACGGTTGATGGATTTCGAGGATCTGACCAACAGGTTGCTGCAACATCTGGCCGGCAAGACCAGCGGCACCGACGGGGCCACCCTGCCCGACGACATGATCCTGGTCGCCCGCTCCATGGGGCCGGCGGAGCTGCTGGATTACGACCGCACCCGGCTGCGCGGCCTGCTGCTGGAGGAAGGGTCGCCGGCCAGCCATGTCTGCATCGTCGCCCGCGCGCTGAACATCCCGGTGGTGCAGGCGGCCGACGCGATGAACCGGATCGAGCCGCTGGACCAGCTGATCGTCGACGGCGACCACGGGCAGGTCTTCATCCGCCCGGCCGAAGACATCCAGATGGCCTTCGCCGAAGCGGTGGCGTTGCAGCACCGCAAGGAGCAGATGTATGCGGAGATCCGCAACCTGCCCTCCGTCACGCGCGACGGGGTGCCGATCTCCATCCAGCTGAACTGCGGCCTGCTGATCGACCTGCCGCATTTGACCGCCAGCGGCGCCGAGGGGGTCGGGCTCTACCGCACCGAAATCCCCTTCATGGTCCGCGCCTCATACCCCGACGTGAAGGCGCAGACCGACCTCTATTCCCGCATCCTGGACGAGGTCGGCCACAAGCCCATCGTCTTCCGCACGCTGGATGTCGGCGGCGACAAGATGCTGCCCTACATGACCGGCAGCGAGGAGGAGAACCCGGCGCTGGGCTGGCGCGCGGTGCGAATCGGGCTGGACCATCCGTCTCTGCTGCGCCAGCAGTTGCGCGCGCTGCTGCTGGCCGCCGCCGGCCGGCCGCTGTCGGTGATGTTCCCGATGATCGCCGAGGTCGCGGAGTTCGACGGCGTCCGCCGCCTGCTGGATCTGGAGCTGAAGCGGCTGGACTCCCAGGGCATCGAGCGGCCGAGCGGCCTGCGCGTCGGCACCATGCTGGAGGTACCGTCGCTATTGTGGCAACTTCCGGCCCTGCTGCCCAAGCTGGACTTCCTGTCGGTCGGCTCCAACGACCTGACCCAGTATCTGTTCGCCGCCGACCGCGGCAACCCGCGCACCTCCACCCGCTACGACCCGCTGTCGCCGTCGATGCTGTGCGTGCTGCGCCGGCTGGTCGACGAGTGCGCCAGGCACAAGGTGTCGCTGAGCATCTGCGGCGAGATGGCCGGGCGGCCGCTGGACGCCATGGCGCTGATCGGCGTCGGTTTCCGCACCCTGTCGATGTCGCCGCCGTCGGTGGGCCCGGTGAAGACCATGCTGCGCTCGATGGACGTCGGGGCGCTGCGGCAGTACATGAGTGGGCTCTACACCGGTGCCGACCACAGCCTGCGCGACAAGCTGAAGACCTTCGCCAAGGATCACGGGGTGCTGATCTGA
- the hpf gene encoding ribosome hibernation-promoting factor, HPF/YfiA family: MQLTVKGKQLDVGDALRTHVADSLSAVVGKYFDKPIEATVILTKDAHLYKADIQAHVGRGIMLQSAGDATEPYPAFDIACEKLAKRLRRYKRRLRDHHAAENGAAMPANYRVLEADADEQHDEVETVADGAHQPMVVAEMETSIATLSVSEAVMRLELAQAPALMFHNGAHGRLNMVYRRADGNIGWVDPAEKAGA; the protein is encoded by the coding sequence ATGCAACTCACTGTCAAAGGCAAGCAGCTCGACGTGGGCGACGCTCTGCGCACCCATGTGGCCGATAGCCTGAGCGCCGTCGTCGGCAAGTACTTCGACAAGCCGATCGAAGCGACCGTGATCCTGACCAAGGACGCGCACCTCTACAAGGCCGACATCCAGGCCCATGTGGGCCGCGGCATCATGCTGCAGAGCGCCGGTGACGCCACCGAGCCGTATCCGGCCTTCGACATCGCCTGCGAAAAGCTGGCCAAGCGCCTGCGCCGCTACAAGCGCCGCCTGCGCGACCACCACGCGGCCGAGAACGGCGCCGCCATGCCCGCCAACTACCGCGTGCTGGAGGCCGATGCCGACGAGCAGCATGACGAGGTCGAGACGGTTGCCGACGGCGCCCACCAGCCGATGGTCGTGGCGGAGATGGAGACGAGCATCGCCACCCTTTCGGTCAGCGAGGCGGTGATGCGCCTGGAGCTGGCGCAGGCCCCCGCCCTGATGTTCCACAACGGTGCGCACGGCCGCCTGAACATGGTCTATCGCCGTGCCGACGGGAACATCGGCTGGGTCGATCCGGCGGAGAAGGCCGGCGCCTGA
- a CDS encoding type II toxin-antitoxin system MqsR family toxin: MSTKRKPTYALASFQAVVAHEIKSQGDNGVITGSAIKGARSIGLGIAQMGNVIASLTARHFNHSVTTIGNSKEWQDVYYFPYEDNLTIYIKFRADAVCEFRLLSFKEKDEGS; this comes from the coding sequence ATGTCGACGAAGCGTAAACCAACCTACGCCCTGGCTAGCTTTCAGGCCGTGGTTGCCCACGAGATCAAATCGCAGGGCGATAACGGGGTGATTACCGGCAGTGCAATCAAGGGCGCTCGCTCCATAGGTCTTGGTATCGCCCAGATGGGAAACGTTATTGCTTCACTTACTGCGCGCCACTTTAATCATTCTGTGACCACCATCGGCAACAGTAAGGAATGGCAGGACGTTTATTACTTCCCCTATGAAGACAACTTAACGATCTACATCAAGTTTCGTGCCGACGCTGTGTGCGAGTTCCGCCTACTGTCGTTCAAGGAAAAGGACGAGGGATCATGA
- the ubiG gene encoding bifunctional 2-polyprenyl-6-hydroxyphenol methylase/3-demethylubiquinol 3-O-methyltransferase UbiG, producing the protein MTASSSAFPHASATAPAGGVGGGTVDPEDVARFSAIAAEWWDPTGKFKPLHRLNPLRLTYIRDAVCKRLGRDPLAPDPLAGLRVVDIGCGGGLLAEPIARMGATVVGVDASEKNIKTAATHAAETGTTVDYRATTAEALAASGEKFDVVLAMEVIEHVADVPLFVKSLSELLAPGGVLFLATLNRTPKSFALAIVGAEYILRWLPRGTHNWRQFLRPSELNAAVRTYGLSVRDLTGITYNPLSDEFRLNARDLDVNYMGWAERV; encoded by the coding sequence ATGACCGCGTCCTCCTCCGCCTTCCCGCACGCGTCCGCAACCGCTCCTGCTGGTGGAGTTGGGGGTGGAACCGTGGACCCGGAGGATGTCGCCCGCTTCTCCGCCATTGCCGCCGAGTGGTGGGATCCGACCGGCAAGTTCAAGCCGCTGCACCGGCTGAACCCGCTGCGCCTGACCTACATCCGCGATGCCGTGTGCAAGCGTCTGGGCCGCGACCCGCTGGCGCCCGATCCGCTGGCGGGCCTGCGCGTGGTCGACATCGGCTGCGGCGGCGGCCTGCTGGCCGAGCCGATCGCGCGGATGGGTGCCACCGTCGTCGGCGTCGACGCGTCGGAGAAGAACATCAAGACCGCCGCCACCCACGCCGCCGAGACCGGCACGACCGTCGACTACCGCGCCACCACCGCCGAGGCGTTGGCGGCCAGCGGCGAAAAGTTCGACGTGGTGCTGGCGATGGAGGTGATCGAGCATGTCGCCGACGTGCCCCTGTTCGTGAAGTCGCTGTCGGAGCTGCTGGCCCCCGGCGGCGTGCTGTTCCTGGCGACGCTGAACCGCACGCCGAAATCCTTCGCGCTGGCCATTGTCGGGGCGGAGTACATCCTGCGCTGGCTGCCGCGCGGCACCCACAACTGGCGCCAGTTCCTGCGCCCGTCCGAACTGAACGCTGCCGTACGCACGTACGGGCTGAGCGTACGCGACCTGACCGGCATCACGTACAACCCGCTGAGCGACGAGTTCCGGCTGAATGCGCGCGATCTGGACGTGAACTACATGGGCTGGGCGGAGCGGGTGTGA
- a CDS encoding type II toxin-antitoxin system MqsA family antitoxin: protein MTMTNTDNAKQKPHCDCGGEMVRDSRPMEFKYRDQSITLDQPAWYCTSCGDSLLSVSDSLATEAAFMDFKAVVDGSLPAAEVKRIRKKLRLTQDEAGRRLGGGPAAFNKYEKRREVPSRAMANLLRLLDRDPSRLNELAPTDKSAV, encoded by the coding sequence ATGACGATGACCAACACCGACAATGCAAAGCAGAAACCGCATTGCGACTGTGGCGGCGAAATGGTCCGAGATAGCCGGCCTATGGAGTTTAAATATCGCGACCAGTCAATCACTCTGGATCAACCCGCTTGGTACTGTACTTCGTGCGGAGACAGCCTGCTGTCTGTCTCGGACAGTCTTGCGACTGAGGCGGCGTTCATGGACTTCAAGGCCGTTGTCGATGGCTCGTTGCCCGCTGCAGAGGTAAAGCGAATCCGGAAAAAACTTCGGCTGACGCAGGACGAGGCTGGCAGACGGCTCGGTGGCGGACCCGCTGCTTTCAACAAATACGAAAAGCGTCGAGAAGTCCCTTCGCGAGCCATGGCCAATCTGCTCAGGCTCCTGGATCGAGATCCGAGCCGGCTGAATGAACTCGCTCCCACCGATAAATCGGCGGTGTAA